In the genome of Longimicrobiales bacterium, the window GCGTCGTACTTGCCGCCCCACATCTCCCAGGCCGCACCCGCCATTCCCTTGGTCTTCTCGATCGCGTTGCCGTGCTCGGTGACGGTCGGCGTGGTGTAGGTCTTCTTCTGCATGGTATCCTCCTCGGATTATGAGTTGACGCAATCGCGTCGGTCAGAACATCGATTATGCCGCGCTCTGTGCAGCGCGTCGGGCCGCGAGCGGTCGTCCCGCCCGCACGGACATCCACGTTTCGAGTGCCAGCGCACTCATCAGGTATACGTTGTTGCGTGTCCTGCCGCGGCGTGCGCTGTCGACGTCCGCACGCAGCGCATCCGCGTCCACCGCATCGATCGACTCGAGCGCAGAATCGCGCAGCAGGTCGTCGATGCAGGCCTGCTCGTGCTCGATCGCCCACAGGATGCGGCTGTCGATGCCGCCCTTGGTGCGACGTGTGCGCACGACGTCGGGCAGCCGGTCACCCATTGCGGCGCGCAGCACCCACTTCTGCATGCCCGGCTTGACGCGCGCGCTGACGGGCATCGCGAGCGCTGCCTCGACCAGGGGCCGGTGCAGGAACGGGTAGCGCAGCTCCACGTCCTCGCCCCAGGGCCAGCGCTCGAACCACCCCTGCAGCGAATTCAGGTTGGCCAGCGTCTGCGTGCGCACGCGCTGCCCGGGTCGGCCCAGGTAGGTGTCGTTGAACTGCGCTCGCTGCTTCATGCGATGGCGCTCGGCGAACGCGGGCTTGACCCAGTCCGGCACATCGAACAGTGCCGCCCCGCTGCGCATGCGTGCCGGCAGAAACGGATCGACCAGCTGCCTGCGCGACAGCGCCCAGAACGACTGTCGCAGGATGACCGACCACTCGGTCAGCTCGCGCACCGCGCCGGCGGCCTTGCCGCGCGCGGCGAGGTCCGTGATGTAGTCGAGGGTTGGTGCGAGGTAGTGGTCCGCGCCCAGGCCGCTCAGGACCACGCGCGCCCCTTCGTCCCGCGCCAGCCGGTAGACGCGCCGGTCGCGTGCATAGAACGGGTACAGTGGTGACGGCTGATCGGTCAGGGGCGCCTCCGCGCCGTCGTACTGCCAGGGCCAGAAGGCGCTGAGCTGCTCGTTGCGCAGCCCCCACTTCGCTGCCACGGCGTCGGAGTACCTGCGCTCGTCGCCGTCTCCCATCGTATCGTAGAGGGTGATCGTGCCAGCGAGGGTGCCGTCACCCTGCGACGCTGCCGCACCGACGATCGACGACGAGTCGAGGCCGCCGGAAAGCTGTGCCCAGGTCGCGCCCGGAACGATGCGGCTCGCGACCGCCTCATCGAAGAGGGTCCGGAACTGCTCAACGGCGTCGGCGTCGCTCATGGCGACGG includes:
- a CDS encoding asparagine synthase-related protein, coding for MYVCAYRPGGAPLTRAELFGAIARMRAGTSAELDYLLAGPFAAVFAQSPLRPRMARRGTAAAVGDVRLDNRAELVSLLRTPLDERASDLDVVLALIDDQGDGAIARIVGDYSFVFWDARAQKVLAVRDAFGVKPLFVRDADDVVLFSSAVAPLQSNERLDGEFVADFLVGAHGQGERTLWGDVRAVPAAHYARQQGTVRSLRRHWDPAQIQPVAMSDADAVEQFRTLFDEAVASRIVPGATWAQLSGGLDSSSIVGAAASQGDGTLAGTITLYDTMGDGDERRYSDAVAAKWGLRNEQLSAFWPWQYDGAEAPLTDQPSPLYPFYARDRRVYRLARDEGARVVLSGLGADHYLAPTLDYITDLAARGKAAGAVRELTEWSVILRQSFWALSRRQLVDPFLPARMRSGAALFDVPDWVKPAFAERHRMKQRAQFNDTYLGRPGQRVRTQTLANLNSLQGWFERWPWGEDVELRYPFLHRPLVEAALAMPVSARVKPGMQKWVLRAAMGDRLPDVVRTRRTKGGIDSRILWAIEHEQACIDDLLRDSALESIDAVDADALRADVDSARRGRTRNNVYLMSALALETWMSVRAGRPLAARRAAQSAA